In the Diachasmimorpha longicaudata isolate KC_UGA_2023 chromosome 1, iyDiaLong2, whole genome shotgun sequence genome, one interval contains:
- the LOC135163891 gene encoding 4-galactosyl-N-acetylglucosaminide 3-alpha-L-fucosyltransferase FUT6-like isoform X2 encodes MKTPEEHQNTPAKKLILVWKYGLTLENRHIHRFNPLKRYSPWKNCPVTSCELTYSDKDSDKADAVLFHLQRMTKRDATTISRWSQKNRNPNQIWVFLTDESPMHTTFYLAYNGLFNWSMTYRSDSDVWVPYGRTVENLAFSEANRTHQLQEMPDYLPGIPKKHELVAVMGSNCARTRASNRWKYIQILLNHFKISEQKLHIFGACLGGNRTACPGHFNQDCSVLNNYKFYLAFENSNCREYLTEKVFWNAYSKFSVPVIMGAPKRDCERLLPPQSYIHVEDFDSPEDLVNYLRYIDEHYEKYEKYHAWRRHWKVLNEHGYFGSESKHYCRLCQALWRNKSRTKYYENPSEYWSQKDCILSSDEID; translated from the exons ATGAAAACTCCAGAAGAACATCAAAATACACCTGCGAAAAAACTTATATTGGTGTGGAAGTATGGTTTAACACTGGAAAATCGTCATATCCATCGTTTCAATCCCTTGAAAAG atattcaCCGTGGAAGAATTGCCCTGTTACATCCTGCGAGCTTACATACAGCGACAAAGATTCAGATAAAGCAGACGCGGTATTGTTTCATTTGCAAAGGATGACAAAGAGAGATGCCACAACGAtttcgagatggtcacagaaaAACCGAAATCCAAATCAAATATGGGTCTTCCTAACAGATGAATCTCCAATGCACACGACGTTCTACCTTGCATACAACGGATTATTCAACTGGTCAATGACCTATCGATCCGACAGTGATGTCTGGGTTCCCTATGGTCGCACAGTCGAGAACTTGGCATTTTCCGAAGCTAATAGGACCCACCAACTTCAGGAAATGCCTGATTATCTCCCAGGAATTCCTAAAAAACATGAATTAGTCGCTGTAATGGGCAGCAATTGCGCAAGAACTCGGGCAAGTAATCGATGGAAATATATTCAGATCCTTTTAAATCACTTTAAAATATCTGAACAAAAGTTGCATATCTTCGGCGCATGTTTAGGAGGCAACAGAACTGCCTGTCCAGGTCATTTCAATCAAGATTGTTCTgtgttaaataattataagttTTATTTAGCGTTTGAGAATTCAAACTGCAGAGAATACTTAACCGAGAAAGTATTCTGGAATGCATACTCCAAATTTTCTGTACcagtgatcatgggggcaccGAAGAGGGACTGTGAGAGGCTACTGCCTCCTCAGTCGTACATTCATGTTGAAGATTTCGATTCACCGGAGGATTTAGTCAATTATTTGAGGTACATTGATGAGCATTATGAGAAATATGAGAAATATCATGCTTGGAGGAGGCACTGGAAGGTTCTGAATGAACACGGATATTTTGGATCTGAGTCGAAGCACTACTGCCGTTTGTGTCAGGCATTGTGGCGCAATAAATCTAGAACAAAATATTACGAGAATCCCAGTGAATATTGGAGCCAAAAAGACTGCATCTTGAGCTCTgatgaaattgattga
- the LOC135163891 gene encoding 4-galactosyl-N-acetylglucosaminide 3-alpha-L-fucosyltransferase FUT6-like isoform X1, translating into MCSTRETRSYQYILLILISIGILSMGFLFSNAFTGSGNAHFGKVEVPNSGENMKTPEEHQNTPAKKLILVWKYGLTLENRHIHRFNPLKRYSPWKNCPVTSCELTYSDKDSDKADAVLFHLQRMTKRDATTISRWSQKNRNPNQIWVFLTDESPMHTTFYLAYNGLFNWSMTYRSDSDVWVPYGRTVENLAFSEANRTHQLQEMPDYLPGIPKKHELVAVMGSNCARTRASNRWKYIQILLNHFKISEQKLHIFGACLGGNRTACPGHFNQDCSVLNNYKFYLAFENSNCREYLTEKVFWNAYSKFSVPVIMGAPKRDCERLLPPQSYIHVEDFDSPEDLVNYLRYIDEHYEKYEKYHAWRRHWKVLNEHGYFGSESKHYCRLCQALWRNKSRTKYYENPSEYWSQKDCILSSDEID; encoded by the exons ATGTGTAGCACACGTGAAACTAGATcatatcaatatattttattaattttaatttctatcgGCATTCTCTCGATGGGATttcttttttcaaatgcatttACTGGAAGTGGAAACGCCCATTTT GGGAAAGTTGAGGTGCCAAATTCAGGTGAAAACATGAAAACTCCAGAAGAACATCAAAATACACCTGCGAAAAAACTTATATTGGTGTGGAAGTATGGTTTAACACTGGAAAATCGTCATATCCATCGTTTCAATCCCTTGAAAAG atattcaCCGTGGAAGAATTGCCCTGTTACATCCTGCGAGCTTACATACAGCGACAAAGATTCAGATAAAGCAGACGCGGTATTGTTTCATTTGCAAAGGATGACAAAGAGAGATGCCACAACGAtttcgagatggtcacagaaaAACCGAAATCCAAATCAAATATGGGTCTTCCTAACAGATGAATCTCCAATGCACACGACGTTCTACCTTGCATACAACGGATTATTCAACTGGTCAATGACCTATCGATCCGACAGTGATGTCTGGGTTCCCTATGGTCGCACAGTCGAGAACTTGGCATTTTCCGAAGCTAATAGGACCCACCAACTTCAGGAAATGCCTGATTATCTCCCAGGAATTCCTAAAAAACATGAATTAGTCGCTGTAATGGGCAGCAATTGCGCAAGAACTCGGGCAAGTAATCGATGGAAATATATTCAGATCCTTTTAAATCACTTTAAAATATCTGAACAAAAGTTGCATATCTTCGGCGCATGTTTAGGAGGCAACAGAACTGCCTGTCCAGGTCATTTCAATCAAGATTGTTCTgtgttaaataattataagttTTATTTAGCGTTTGAGAATTCAAACTGCAGAGAATACTTAACCGAGAAAGTATTCTGGAATGCATACTCCAAATTTTCTGTACcagtgatcatgggggcaccGAAGAGGGACTGTGAGAGGCTACTGCCTCCTCAGTCGTACATTCATGTTGAAGATTTCGATTCACCGGAGGATTTAGTCAATTATTTGAGGTACATTGATGAGCATTATGAGAAATATGAGAAATATCATGCTTGGAGGAGGCACTGGAAGGTTCTGAATGAACACGGATATTTTGGATCTGAGTCGAAGCACTACTGCCGTTTGTGTCAGGCATTGTGGCGCAATAAATCTAGAACAAAATATTACGAGAATCCCAGTGAATATTGGAGCCAAAAAGACTGCATCTTGAGCTCTgatgaaattgattga
- the LOC135163942 gene encoding uncharacterized protein LOC135163942 — MAAVFRRGIARQLSSVTKACRSREEVRKMDEPGECFVGKADHHAGIHVDSRKEPCRAEKFGSRLRASLPKWTNENKRTVWFKVDRSDSSWIPHLVNEGFYFHHAKENYVTLYRCLSSDAAVPPYAHTNLGVGAFVVNEETNEVLVIKEKHTSLPVNRWKLPGGYVEPGESIPEAAQRELIEETGIKARFKSLVAFRHAHNYAFGCSDIYMVARMVPETLEIKKCDREVSECMWMTLDEYANSPEVHKLNRFIANKMIEYLQKHIEIGLIHGQRPNSTEPIWIYAITDDENTDLSIIN, encoded by the exons ATGGCCGCGGTCTTTCGTCGCGGGATTGCTAGGCAGCTGTCCAGTGTCACCAAAGCTTGCAGGAGTAGAGAAGAAGTGAGAAAGATGGATGAACCTGGTGAGTGTTTTGTGGGAAAAGCAGATCATCACGCTGGAATACATGTTGACTCGAGGAAGGAGCCCTGTCGAGCTGAAAAATTTGGTTCAAGGCTGAGAG CCTCTCTACCGAAATGGACaaacgaaaataaaagaactGTTTGGTTCAAAGTAGATCGTTCAGATTCCTCCTGGATTCCCCACTTGGTGAACGAGGGATTTTACTTTCACCATGCTAAGGAAAATTACGTTACCTTGTATCGATGTCTATCATCAGATGCAGCAGTTCCACCTTATGCCCATACGAATTTGGGGGTGGGCGCCTTTGTGGTGAACGAGGAGACAAATGAGGTGCTTGTCATCAAGGAAAAGCACACGAGTCTTCCAGTTAATCGCTGGAAACTACCTGGGGGCTACGTAGAACCAG GTGAAAGTATTCCTGAAGCTGCACAAAGAGAGCTCATTGAAGAAACGGGAATCAAAGCTAGATTCAAATCGTTAGTTGCATTCCGCCATGCTCATAATTATGCATTTGGCTGCAGTGATATTTACATGGTCGCTAGAATGGTACCTGAAacattggaaataaaaaaatgtgaccGGGAAGTCTCGGAATGCATGTGGATGACG TTGGATGAATATGCGAATAGTCCAGAAGTCCACAAGCTTAATCGATTCATTGCTAACAAGATGATCGAGTATCTACAGAAACATATTGAAATCGGGCTCATTCATGGACAACGGCCTAATTCGACTGAGCCAATCTGGATTTACGCAATTACAGATGATGAGAATACCGATTTATCTATTATTAATTGa